The following proteins are co-located in the Doryrhamphus excisus isolate RoL2022-K1 chromosome 15, RoL_Dexc_1.0, whole genome shotgun sequence genome:
- the si:dkey-110g7.8 gene encoding GTPase IMAP family member 8, with product MAAVSSASDTVSTGDPRGRHPPERRLLILGGPKSGKTSSANTILGEEVFDAGTETTHSNVGQTEIFGRRVTVVDTPPWLIPSDAEDDTEADDNGNTGAESESLPRPPPSLDSEGPCMGAILCPPGPHAILLVVSVTQPFTDTERRAAEEQLGALGGGTWRYSMVLFTGVDKLQKGVFIEEHIANTGEGLQWLVERCGSRYHAFDNSWKDTEDNTQVPELMEKVEEMITDNQGWYFEVNELILLEEEQARRALEEERMRMEEHARQREQMIGGPPRELRLLLLGWKGVGKSSVGNSILGRRYFESGQETDLCLRRQALVSGRRVTIVDTPGWDWFSVRRTPKRIRQESQRGAALLRPGPHTLLLVLPVVSSLTARKRRTLLSHIETLFGDGACLHTMVLFSCGDWLGRTPIEEHILRGGRELQRLLEYCGNYYHVLDSKTPGKDRSVSNLLDKIEEMIRENGDKAFLPVQTEWLSEESSYSSDNTEPEDDCRGCQVQ from the exons ATGGCTGCTGTGTCCTCTGCCTCTGACACGG TTTCAACAGGGGACCCAAGGGGCCGCCATCCCCCTGAGCGCCGGCTGCTCATCCTCGGGGGGCCAAAGTCTGGTAAGACCTCATCAGCCAACACCATCCTGGGCGAGGAGGTCTTTGACGCCGGGACAGAGACCACTCACAGCAACGTGGGTCAGACGGAGATCTTTGGGCGTCGGGTAACGGTGGTCGACACGCCTCCATGGCTCATCCCCAGCGATGCGGAGGACGACACCGAAGCAGATGATAACGGGAACACCGGTGCGGAGTCGGAGAGCCTGCCGAGGCCGCCGCCCAGCCTGGACAGTGAGGGGCCCTGCATGGGCGCCATCCTGTGCCCTCCGGGCCCTCATGCTATCCTCCTTGTGGTGTCCGTCACTCAGCCTTTCACAGACACCGAGAGGAGGGCCGCCGAGGAGCAGCTGGGGGCTTTGGGGGGAGGAACCTGGAGATACTCCATGGTGCTCTTCACTGGGGTAGACAAGTTGCAGAAGGGGGTCTTCATTGAGGAGCACATCGCTAACACCGGCGAGGGCCTCCAGTGGCTGGTGGAGAGATGTGGAAGCAG GTACCATGCTTTCGACAACAGCTGGAAAGACACGGAGGACAACACGCAGGTTCCGGAGCTGATGGAAAAGGTGGAGGAAATGATCACCGACAACCAAG GCTGGTACTTTGAGGTGAACGAGTTGATCTTGCTGGAAGAGGAGCAGGCGAGGAGAGcgctggaggaggagaggatgaGGATGGAGGAGCACGCAAGACAGAGAGAGCAGATGATCGGAGGACCTCCAAGAG AACTGAGGTTGCTGTTGTTGGGGTGGAAAGGCGTTGGGAAGAGCTCAGTTGGGAACTCCATCCTGGGTCGTCGGTACTTCGAGTCAGGCCAGGAGACGGACCTCTGCCTGCGGAGGCAGGCGCTTGTATCCGGTCGCCGTGTCACCATCGTGGACACCCCAGGCTGGGACTGGTTCTCGGTGCGGCGTACGCCGAAACGCATCCGTCAGGAGTCGCAACGCGGCGCCGCGCTCCTGCGACCCGGACCACACACGTTGCTGCTGGTTCTCCCGGTGGTCTCCTCCCTCACCGCCAGGAAGAGGAGAACGCTTCTGTCCCATATTGAGACTCTCTTCGGGGACGGCGCCTGCCTCCATACTATGGTACTGTTCAGTTGCGGCGACTGGCTGGGGCGCACGCCCATTGAGGAGCACATACTCCGAGGGGGTCGGGAACTGCAGAGACTGCTTGAGTACTGTGGGAACTATTACCACGTCCTGGACAGTAAGACACCCGGAAAGGACAGGAGTGTCTCCAACCTCCTGGATAAGATTGAGGAGATGATCAGGGAGAACGGAGACAAGGCCTTCCTTCCTGTGCAGACCGAGTGGT TGAGCGAGGAGAGCTCTTACTCGTCCGACAACACCGAGCCCGAGGACGACTGTCGAGGTTGCCAGGTGCAGTGA